The nucleotide window AGGGACGCAAACAGCGTCTCGTTCAGAAGCTCGTCGCGCAGACGGCCATTGAAGCTTTCGATGAAGGCGTTCTGGGTCGGCTTGCCGGGTGCGATGTAGTGCCAGTCGATCTTGCGGTCGTCGGCGAAGGTCAGGATCGCGTTCGAGGTGAACTCGGTCCCGTTATCGCTGACGACCGTCATCGGCTTGCCGCGGGCCTCGAACAGGGTCGCCAGCTCTCGTGCAACCCTTGCGCCGGACAGAGACGTGTCGGCGATCAAGGCGAGGCATTCCCGCGTGCAATCGTCGACCACGGTCATGATCCGGAAGCGGCGGCCATCGGTCAGCTGATCCGATACGAAGTCGAGCGACCAGCGCTGGTTCGGCATCAGCGGTAACGCCATCGGTGCCCGCGTGCCGATGGCCCGCTTGCGTCCACCGCGACGGCGCACGTGCAGCCGCTCCTCGCGGTAGATCCAGAACAGGCGCTTGTGGTTCACCTCATGCCCCTCGCGGCGCAGGAACACATGCAGCCGCCGGTAGCCGAACCGGCGACGGACACGGGCCAGTTCCTTCAGCCGCTCGCGCAGCACGGGATCATCCTGCCGGATCGCCTCATAGCGCATGGTCATCCGGCAACAGCCGATCACCCGGCACGCCCGCCGCTCGCTCATCCCGTGGCCCGCGACCAGATGCGCGACCGCTTGCCGCTTTCCGGCGGGCGTCACCACTTTTTTCCCAAGAGATCCTTCAGCGCCGCATTGTCGAGCATCGCATCGGCTAGCAGCCGCTTCAGACGGGCGTTCTCGTCCTCAAGACCCTTCAGGCGCTTCGCCTCACTGACATCCATGCCACCATACTTGGCCTTCCACTTGTAGACAGTCGCATCGCTGACGCCGTGCTTGCGACATAGATCGGCGACGGAAACCCCGGCCTCGTGCTCCTTCAGAATGCCGATGATCTGGTCTTCGGTAAACCTGCTGCGCTTCACCTCTGGTCCTCTCGGTTGGGCCAGAGTCTACCTCAAACTGGATTAGGCGGAGGGGGCAACGTCAGTGACACTTGGCTCTTCGAAATGCCCGACATGCCCATCGCCTTCACCAGGTCGTCAACGGAGCGCGTCGAGATGCCTTGAACATAGGCCTCCTGAATGACCGCCGTCAGCGCCTTCTCGGCCATCCGCCGGGGTTCGAGGAAACCGGGAAAGTAGCTGCCCTTCCGCAGCTTCGGGATACGCAACTCGACCGGCCCGGCCCGGGTCTCCCAGTCCCGGTCGCGATACCCGTTCCGCTGCGCCAGCCGCGCCGGATCCTTCTCGCCATAGGCAGCGCCCGTCGCGGTGCCGACCTCCAGCTCCATCAGCCGTTCGGCGGCAAAGCCGATCATCTCGCGCAGAAGATCAGCGTCAGGGGTCTTCTCGACGAAGTCACGCAGGTTCATCATGTCGGTGGTCATCGGTGGAATCTCCGGTCCAGGTTGGTGTCAGCAACCAGACCCTACCGGAACATCGCCGGTGACCACCTCACCCAGAACCTACACCACGCTCAGGGACAGCATCCCTGTGCCTTATTAGCCGGGGATCGTGCAAAACCAACTGCATGGCCCACATGCTACGGGCTTATGCATCTGCAAAAATGGAAGCACGGGCCGTAGCCCGTGCTTCAATATGGTGCTCTGTCGAGCTTGTTAGCCGCTCGACCGCGATTTCTGATGCCCCACCACATCGCATCGCATCTACCGAGTCAAGTCGCTTCATTTGATACGCTCCGGCGGCAAATTGACCGGAAAGTGGGGGCGTCAATCCGCGTTGACAGCGAAGTGTCTCGCGCCGATTGTCCTCAAAGCAATTTCTAATAGGTTGTAGTTATTATCATGCATACCCGCCTCGCCCTGGACATTGGCACGACCTCGATCGGCTGGATTCTGTATGAGTTGGTCAACGGCCAACCCGCCAGCATCTTGGACGGGGGCACTCGGATCTTCAGTGACGGGCGCGAGGCGAAAACCGGGCACTCTCTGGCGGTCGGCCGGCGCACGGCGCGGGGGATGCGGCGGCGGCGGGACAGATATTTGCGACGACGGGCCGCACTGATGAAGCGCCTTGCTGCAATTGGGCTGATGCCCGAGAGTCCCGAGGCGGCAGCGCAGCTGGCGACGCTCGATCCCTATGAGTTGCGCGCGCGCGGTCTCGATCACCCGTTGCCGCCCGAGCACCTAGGCCGGGCGCTGTTTCACCTGAACCAGCGGCGTGGCTTCAAGTCGAACCGCCGCACGGACAAGGGCAACAATGAGGGCGGGATGATCGCCGATGCCTCGGCCCGGCTGGAGCAGGCGATGATGGCGGCAGGCGCGCGGAGCTATGGCGAGTTTCTGCATAAACGCCGCGCAGAGGCAACCGCCCCCCGCGCCACCCCAGCGGTGCGCACCCGGATCAACCCGCATCTGACCGGCGAGGATGGCAAGGAGCAGCCGGGCTATGACTTCTACCCCGACCGCAAGCATCTGGAGGACGAGTTCCACAGGCTGTGGGAGGCACAGGCGCGCCACAACCCCGATCTGACACCGGCCATGGGGGATCTGCTGTTCCAGACGATCTTCCATCAGCGACCGCTGAAGGCTCCGGCCGTGGGGCGTTGCCTGTTTCTGGACGAGCCGCGCCTGCCCAAGGCGCATCCGCTGACGCAACAGCGCACGCTCTATGAAACGGTCAACATGCTGCGCATTGCGCCCCCCGGCCAACCCAAACGGCGCCTGAGCCGCGTTCAGCGAGACCAGATCGTCCACGCGCTGAACAACCGCAAGATCCTCGCATCGCCGGGTAAGAACGTGCTGACGCTGGCCGCTATCGGCAAGCTGCTGAAGCTGCGCCCCGGCGAGGCCTTTTCGCTGGACACCGCGAACCGCGATGCCATCGCCTGCGATCCGGTTCGGATGAGTCTGGCTTACGAAGGGCGCTTTGGTCCGCAATGGTCGGCCCTGAGCGTCGAGAGCCAATGGGAGCTGATCCAGCGCCTGCGCGACGACCAGGATGGTGCGGCACTGGTCGATTGGATCATGGATCGCTACGGCTTTGACCGGGATAGGGCCCGCGCAATCGCCGATGCGCCCTTGCCCGAAGGCTTTGGTCGCCTTGGCGAAACCGCGACCCGGGCTGTGCTGGCGGTGCTGATCGGCGGCACGACAGAGCAGGAGGTGCTGACCTATAGCGAGGCCGTTGCTGCCTGCGGTTGGGATCATTCGCGCCTTGGCACCGGCGAGGTGCTGGACCGCCTGCCCTATTACGGCCAAGTGCTGGACCGACACGTCCTGCCTGGCACTGGTCGACCCGAGGATGACGAGATCACCCGTTTTGGCCGCATCACCAACCCCACGGTGCATATCGGTCTGGGACAGGTGAAGCGGCTGGTGAACAAGGTGATCGATGCCTGGGGACGACCGCATGAGATGGTGGTGGAGTTGGCCCGCGACCTGAAGATGAGCGAGGATCAGAAGCGCAATCTGGCGAAAGTGAACGCGCAGAACCAGCGGGCGGCGGAGATGCGCAGCGCCAAGCTGATCGGGGATCTGAAGATCGAGGATAATGGCCGCAACCGTGGCATCTTGCGAGTGTGGGAGGAAAGTGCAGCGGATGTGCTCCACCGTTGCTGCCCCTACACCGGAGCGCAGATCAGCGCATCCATGCTTTTTGACGGCAGCTGCGATATTGACCACATCCTCCCCTATTCGCGCACGCTGGATGACGGCTTCAACAACCGCGTGATCTGCCTGAAATCCGCCAATCGAGAGAAGCGCAACCTGACACCGTGGGAGGCATGGGGCAATACGCCGAAATGGGCCGCCATTGAGGCCAATCTGAAGAACCTGCCCCCCGCCAAGGCCTGGCGTTTCGCGCCCGATGCTATGCTGCGCTACGAGGGAGAGCGAGATTTCACCGCCCGCGCGCTGGTCGACACGCAATATCTGTCGCGGCTGGCGCGGGAATATCTGGAATGCCTCTATGCCGAAGATATTGATCCCGGCCCGCATTCAGGGAAAAAGCCGCGCCGCCCGATCTGGGTTGTGACAGGCAAGCTGACCGAGCTTCTGAGGCGACATTGGGGCCTCAACAGCCTGTTGCCAGATGCACATAGGGGCACTGCAAAAGCCAAGAACCGGCTCGATCACCGTCATCACATGATTGACGCCGCAGTTGTCGGCGCCACCGATCATGCCACTGTCCAGCGCATTGCCAACATGGCCAAGGGCAATGTCGAGAACGGGTTGGAAGATCTGGCCGGCACCATTCTCCCACCTTGGCCCGGCCTGCGCGATGACCTCAAGGCGCGGCTGGAGCGAACCATTGTCAGCCATCGCGGCAATCATGGCGCCATTGACCCCGCCGCGCGCAAACAGGGCCGCGATACTACCTCGGGACAGTTGCACAACGATACCGCCTATGGGCTGACGGGCGAGACGCTGAAAGGGGTGCCGCTGGTCGTCAACCGCAAGCCCATCGACATGCTGACTCCTGCAATGATCGACAAGATCCGCGATCCGCATCTGTCGCGCTGGCTGACCGCCGTGACCAAAGGCAAAGAGGGGAAGGATTTCAAGGCCGCCGTCGAGGCCTTCCGCGCGCACCCCGGCCCCTATCGCGGTATCCGCCGGGTCCGGCTGATCGAGCCGGTGGAGGTGATCCGCATCAAGGACCGCAACGGGCGCCCTTACAAGGGCTACAAGGGCGACAGCAACCAGTGTTACGAGGTCTGGTGCCTGCCGGACAGGACGCTGACCCATCATGTCGTCTCCACATTCGCGGCGCATCAGGGGCAGACAGGCAAACCCCATCCGGCCGCCAAACGGCTCGCACGGCTCTATAAAGGTGACATGGTCAGACTGGACAGAAGCAAGTTTGGCTCCGTGATTGCGACTGTAGAAAAGTTTGATCGGAATGGGCAGCTGGAACTGGTGCCGCACAATGAAGGCAATGCCGATCAGCGTTACCGCAAGGACAAATCCGACAGCGTCTTCATCCGACTGCGAGCCGCCACGTTCATCGCTTCTGGTGCCCGGCGAGTGATCGTGGATGAAATGGGTCGGATCCGCGACCCTGGCCCCGGCAAACACTGAATCCCTTTGGATCGAATCATCCGGCGCATTAACAATTGCTGATTATTGTGCCGGATTACCCCATTGGATCAGATTATCGATATCAGCCAGGACGGCCGCCATCTGTCGCGCGACCGGGGCTTTCTCAAGGTTGAAGCCGAGGGCTCGGTCCTGGGCCGCATCCCGCTTGATCAGATTGCCGCGGTTATCGTCCATTCGCATGGCGTGACCTGGACCAACTCTCTGCTGGTTGAACTGGCGGATCGTGGTGCGCCGGTGGTCCTTTGCGCAGCCAACCACCAGCCGCGGGCGATCTTGTGTTCGCTTCAAGGCCATCACCAGCAAAACGCCCGGATGCGCGCGCAGTGGGATGCGCCACAGCCGCTGATCAAGCAGGCGTGGAAGCAAGTGGTCACCTCCAAGATCCGCATGCAGGCTGCCGCCCTTGCCGCCATTGGACAGCCGCCCGCCCCACTTGAGCAAATCGCCCGAGGCGTTCAATCGGGAGATAGCGGCAATGCCGAAGCACAAGCGGCGCGGATCTACTGGCCGATGATGATGGGGAAAGCCTTCCGCCGCGACGCGGACCTGCCTGATATCAACGCTCTACTGAATTACGGCTATACCGTGCTGCGTGCCGCCACCGCCCGCGCGGTGGCCGCCGCTGGCCTCCACCCGACTATCGGACTGTTCCATTCCAACCGCTCCAACGCGTTCGCCTTGGCCGATGACCTGATGGAGCCGTTCCGCCCACTCGTCGATCTGACCGCCCGCGCCATAGCGGCCAGGGCTGGCCCCGAAGTCACCCCCGAGGCCAAGCGCCGCATGGCCGACCTGATCGCGCTCGACCTGCCGCTGACCGGCGAGACCAGCCCGGTTTCAGTCGCCCTCTCGCGCCTCGTGACCTCGCTGGCGCTAAGCTTCGAGGCCCGGCGCCTGTCGCTGGCCCTGCCTGAACCGCCCGCCCCGCTCACCCTTGCAGGCCTCGGGTCATGAGCGGCCCGGCCACCTTTCTCAGCGGATATCGTCTGATGTGGATCCTTGTCATGTTCGACCTGCCGACCGACAGCAAACCGCAGCGCAAAGCCGCAGGCGATTTCCGCAATTTCCTGCTGGATGAGGGGTTCGAGCGCAGCCAGTTCTCGATCTATGCCCGCTTCATCAACGGTAAAGAGGCTTTCGAGACCCGCATCCGTCGCATCGAACGTGCCCTGCCCGCCCATGGCGATGTGCAAATCTTGTCCATGACGGATCGCCAATATCGCGACATCGTCCATTTCTCGGATCAAGGCCGCAGATCTGTGCGACAAAATCCGTCACAACTGGTGCTGTTCTGATGCGATTCGACGATTTTCACCACACTCACCCCGCCGCTTTTCCGTGCCATTGCAAGGCCTTGCGGCGGGACGAAGTGTAGCCATTCAGAAATCGCGGTCCAGCGGCAACTACGCCCGGCTGGCGCTGGTCAAGGAATACAGTGTAGCCATTCAGAAATCGCGGTCCAGCGGCAACAGGGTCAGCACGGTCTTGATGTACCGCTTGAGTGTAGCCATTCAGAAATCGCGGTCCAGCGGCAACTCCACGACAGTTGCGATGGCGCCGAACTTAGTGTAGCCATTCAGAAATCGCGGTCCAGCGGCAACAACAGCCGGATGGGGCCGGCGGATCATGCCAGTGTAGCCATTCAGAAATCGCGGTCCAGCGGCAACGTTCTGCGGTGGCGAGGCTTGGCTGAACGAAGTGTAGCCATTCAGAAATCGCGGTCCAGCGGCAACTATCCGACCCGCCCTTGGTCAGCCCGAACGAGTGTAGCCATTCAGAAATCGCGGTCCAGCGGCAACGGGTTGCTGTGCCAGCGATGCACGAAGCCAAGTGTAGCCATTCAGAAATCGCGGTCCAGCGGCAACTCCTATTTTGAGGCGACGATCACGGACGGCAGTGTAGCCATTCAGAAATCGCGGTCCAGCGGCAACACCGCAGAGAGGGCTAAGCGATGAGCGAGGAGTGTAGCCATTCAGAAATCGCGGTCCAGCGGCAACCGTTGGGCATCCCGCCTGACCCTGACCGTGAGTGTAGCCATTCAGAAATCGCGGTCCAGCGGCAACTCCAGCGTGCCTTGGACGCCGCTGGCCGGTAGTGTAGCCATTCAGAAATCGCGGTCCAGCGGCAACACCTCGCGCGCGTCTTCGCCGGATGTCTCGAGTGTAGCCATTCAGAAATCGCGGTCCAGCGGCAACTCCTCGAACTGAGCGATGCCGACGCCGTTCAGTGTAGCCATTCAGAAATCGCGGTCCAGCGGCAACTTGTAGCGGGGGATTGCGTCTTCCAGCGGTAGTGTAGCCATTCAGAAATCGCGGTCCAGCGGCAACTTGTCGGGCGCGGAGAGACGGAAGACGTCTAGTGTAGCCATTCAGAAATCGCGGTCCAGCGGCAACTCCCGCGTGTAGCGGCCGCCAGCGCCTGGCAGTGTAGCCATTCAGAAATCGCGGTCCAGCGGCAACTTGACGATCCGGCGCGCGCTAATGTTCTGCAGTGTAGCCATTCAGAAATCGCGGTCCAGCGGCAACAAGCCAGACCAACGGGCGAAAGAACTCCAAGTGTAGCCATTCAGAAATCGCGGTCCAGCGGCAACTTTGTAGGGCATCACGTTCGGGCCGAGCTTAGTGTAGCCATTCAGAAATCGCGGTCCAGCGGCAACGCGCTGCGTCCGCGCTTATCTTCTGCGGCAGTGTAGCCATTCAGAAATCGCGGTCCAGCGGCAACTCCATGAGCTTGGTGAAGTTGGCTTGCTTGAGTGTAGCCATTCAGAAATCGCGGTCCAGCGGCAACAGATGACGTGAGGGCGACATGGCAGACATGAGTGTAGCCATTCAGAAATCGCGGTCCAGCGGCAACAGCGCCTCGCCAGCGGTGTATTCCGCGATGAGTGTAGCCATTCAGAAATCGCGGTCCAGCGGCAACTTGTCCGGCGCGGAGATCCTGAACACGTTAAGTGTAGCCATTCAGAAATCGCGGTCCAGCGGCAACCGGACGCGGCGACCGATGGAAGTTTGACTTAGTGTAGCCATTCAGAAATCGCGGTCCAGCGGCAACAATGGCTCGGATGCTGCGGTTGAATCGTTCAAGTGTAGCCATTCAGAAATCGCGGTCCAGCGGCAACTCACCAGCCCCCATGCGTTATGGATCATCAGTGTAGCCATTCAGAAATCGCGGTCCAGCGGCAACCAACCCCCGGCACCCTTCCCGCATGTGCCCAGTGTAGCCATTCAGAAATCGCGGTCCAGCGGCAACTGCAGCAGGACACCTCTCACCGGAATGTAGAGTGTAGCCATTCAGAAATCGCGGTCCAGCGGCAACACGTCGCAGGGTAAGCCGGTGTTCGAACGAGTGTAGCCATTCAGAAATCGCGGTCCAGCGGCAACCGGCGGCTTTGTCGCCAGAGGTCGGCGCGGAGTGTAGCCATTCAGAAATCGCGGTCCAGCGGCAACGTCAGCCGGCGCGTCCAGCGGGGGGCATTGAGTGTAGCCATTCAGAAATCGCGGTCCAGCGGCAACAGGCCGAGCGTGGCCCGCATGGCGCCCACGAGTGTAGCCATTCAGAAATCGCGGTCCAGCGGCAACTGCGCAAGCCCGCTGTCACTCAGGCGCGGTAGTGTAGCCATTCAGAAATCGCGGTCCAGCGGCAACAGATCCTCAGCCAGCAGCAGCGTCACACCGAGTGTAGCCATTCAGAAATCGCGGTCCAGCGGCAACAGGACAACCCGGCCGGTGAGAACCGCACGAAGTGTAGCCATTCAGAAATCGCGGTCCAGCGGCAACTCCGCACCGCACTTGACCTTGTCGGCAAGAGTGTAGCCATTCAGAAATCGCGGTCCAGCGGCAACTCGACCGGGTGACGGTCACGCCGGCCGACAAGTGTAGCCATTCAGAAATCGCGGTCCAGCGGCAACACCACGGGGCAGATCCTGATCCTGCGCAAAGTGTAGCCATTCAGAAATCGCGGTCCAGCGGCAACTAGCGCCACGGGGTAGACCAGCTCGATTGCAGTGTAGCCATTCAGAAATCGCGGTCCAGCGGCAACTCAGCACCTTTGGTAATGTCACCCATTGCAGTGTAGCCATTCAGAAATCGCGGTCCAGCGGCAACTCACGCCGACTATGGGCGCAGCTTTCGACAAGTGTAGCCATTCAGAAATCGCGGTCCAGCGGCAACGGAAGGTCCAGCGTCTCGGTCAGGCGGATCAGTGTAGCCATTCAGAAATCGCGGTCCAGCGGCAACTCTGTCAAGTCGCCGTGGTCAGCGCCGAAGAGTGTAGCCATTCAGAAATCGCGGTCCAGCGGCAACGTAAGCACAGCGCTGCCCCCTGCCAGCGCGAGTGTAGCCATTCAGAAATCGCGGTCCAGCGGCAACATCGAAACGCGGAATACCTGATAGACCGAAAGTGTAGCCATTCAGAAATCGCGGTCCAGCGGCAACCCGAGCGCGGAACGGACACAGGGTAAACCCAGTGTAGCCATTCAGAAATCGCGGTCCAGCGGCAACTCACGGCGACGGCGAATGCCAGTGCCTCGGAGTGTAGCCATTCAGAAATCGCGGTCCAGCGGCAACTGACGTGGCCGACGACACCGCCGTAACCATCCGGCGTAGGCCGCGAACGGGTAGCCGCGTTCAGGGAGTGGCCTTGGGTGCTTTGGGCTTGCCGGGCCGCGGCGCCCATTTCTTCGCGAGCTGGTCTAAGCGTTCGACCATCCGCTCGATCCGGGCATCTTCGGGATCGAAGGAACTCCCTGACCAGCTGACCACGTCGTCGTGCTGCTCGTGGTCCGGATCTGCGAGGGCTTCGAGGAATTCCTCGTAGCCCGGGGCACCGCCGACGTCCTCGGGCGGACAGGCCCCGCTGGCCTTCAGAAGCCTTGGATAGGTCACGCCCGGTGCGGCCTCGGTGACCCGTTCGATCCGGATGCTGTGGTCCCAGTCATCGCCGAAGTCGTAGACATACTGGATCGTCCTGGCGCCGGTGTCTTCGAGCACCTTCTGCAAGGTTGCCTTCTTCGCGGGCATGGGGCCGTCGTAGAACCCATCGGGGTCGGGCACGCCCCAGCCGACGCCACCGGCGCGGAACTCGTAGAGATGCGTGTCGGTCCAGCCCATTGCGGCCTGGACCACCTCATGCAGCCGGTCGAGCCTGATCTTCAGCGGCACCTCGATCTGGCGCATTGGCTGCGGATCGACATCGTTCAGGATGATCCTGAGGCGGGCGATCAGTATCATGCGGCCTTCCTTTGCAAGGTTTGCGACCAGTGCCAGGGAAGGAGTTCCGGCAGGCGCGACAGGGGCATGTCCGGCAGCCGGGCAAGAACATCGGCCAGCCAGGCCTGAGGATCGACATCGTTCATCCTGGCGGTGACGATCAGGGAATATATGAAGGCAGCGCGGTCGCCACCGCGGAGCGATCCGGCGAAGAGCCAGGCCTTGCGGCCGAGGGCAATGCCGCGGAGGGCACGTTCGGCCGCATTGTTCGTCAGGCAGATGCGGCCGTCATCGAGGAAGCGGGTAAAGGCTTCCCAACGGCCGTCTTCCTCGAACATGTAGTTGATCGCCTTGGCGACGGGGTTGTGCTTCGACATCCGGGCACGCTCGGCCCGCATCCAGTCGTGCAGGTCCTCAACCATCGGGCGCGCCAGCAGCTGACGGGCGTCACATCGTGCCACGGCGCTCAGGCCGTTGATCTCGCGCTCGGCCTCGAAGATGAGGTCGATGCGCTTGACCGCGTCCAGCGCGATGGGCGAGATCTCCTCGGCGACCTTTGTGCCCTTGCGCGCCCCATTCTTGGCAGCGGCCTTGATGTCTGCCAGTTCGAAGAACTTGCGGCGGGCATGGCTCCAGCACAGGGCGCGGAGCACCGGCGCAGGTTTGCGGGCCGCGTCGTAGACACCGTTGTATCCGCCATAGGCATCGGCCTGCAGGATGCCGGTCCAGCCCGCCAGGTGCCGGGTTGGGTGCTCCATCCTGCGGTCTGTCGAGAAGGAATAAAGCGCCGCCGGCGGTGCCTCGCCAGCAAAGGGCCGGTCGTCGCGCAGATAGGTCCAGAGCCGGGCGGTCTGCGTGCCGCCCTTGGCCATCAGCGGCACGGTTGTGTCGTCGGCATGCAATCGTTCTGCCGCGAGAACATGGGCACGGATCAGATCGTGGATCGGCTGCAGCGCCACGGCACAGGCGCCGACCTGGTCGGCCAGGGTGGACAGGCTGATCTCCACCCCTTCCTTGGCGTAGCGTTCAGCCTGCCGGTTCAGGGGCTGATGTTGGCCGAACTTCTCGAACAGGAGTGAGCCACGAGCCGCCATCGGTTCGAGGCCCGTGGCGAACGCCAGCAGGTTGGGCCCGGCCCATCCCCGCGGTGTGGGATGGAAGGGCGCGGGCGGCTGGCTGATCCGTTCGCAGGTGAGGAGGGTCACAAAACAGTCCGGGGGATTGTTTTGCCGACGAACGCAGGTGAACTTCTCGCGGACGGTCTGGATCACCTTCCACTGCCGGGGAATAACCTCCAGCGTCTCGGTGACATCCTCGCCCATCTTCACGATGCGCGCCGACCCGCAGCAGCTGCAGGCGGACGGCGCCTCGATCTCCACTCGCTCGCGGGGCAGATGGTCGGGGAACGGCTTGCGGGCGGGGCGACGGCGTTCGAAGGCCGCGACAACTGCCTTCGGGGCCGTCGCCTCGGCCTTGGCCCGGTCATCGGCGAGGTCGGTCTCGAGATCCTCAAGCCGCATCTCCAGCTGTTCGATCAGCCGGGCCTGCCGCTCGGCGCTGTGGCCGTATTGGTCGCGGCGGAGCTTGGCGATCTGCAGGCGCAAATGCTGGATCATCTCCTCGGAGGCCGAGATGACGGCGCGCGCTTGCGTCAGCTCCCGCTCCGCTGCGGACGCGCGGGCCTCGGCCGCAGCGAGCGCAGCACGCAGAACAGCAATCTCCGAGGTGGTCTCCGACATGCCGGAAACCTACCGCAGGATCCCGTAATAGTCCAACAAAACAAGGCCATTCTGCTCGTCACCCTGCCGATGCTGGCCGCTGGGTCCAGCGCGGATTGCGCCAGTCGATCCCCTCCAGAAGGTAGCCGAGTTGCGCCGCCGAGACCGGAACCGCGGTCCCGCTCTGGCTCACAGGCCAGATGAACTTCCCCGCCTCCAGACGCTTCAGATACAGCGACATGCCGACGCCATCGTGCCACAGCACCTTGATCAGATCACCCTTGCGCCCCCGGAAGCAGAAGATCTCCCCGCCATGCGGGTCACGCCCGAGACCCTGCTGAACCTTCAGCGCCAAGCTGTTCATCCCGCACCGCATGTCCGTCACCCCGCCCGCGATCCAGACGCGCGCCCCCGCCGGAAACGCGATCATGCGCCGTCCAGCACCGGAAGCAGCCGCCCCAAAAGGGCCGGGTCGATCTCCGCAGGAACCACGATGTGCCGGCCATTCACCAGCGTGATCGCGACTGTGACGGCACCGGAGCTCTCCAGCTCTGCCGCAGGTGGTGCCGCTACAGGCGCAGGTTCGGCGGCAATCATCACCGGCGCAAAGGTCAGGGCAGGCTCATCGCCGAGAAGGCCCTCGCGATAGTCCTTCCGCCAGCGCGTCAGCAACGCGCGAGAGATATCGTGACGCCGCGCCGTCAGCGCCACGTTGCGTGGGCGCGACAGGCTTTCCTCGACGATCCGGATCTTCTCGCCAGCCGACCAGCGACGCCGCCGACCGCTATCGGTTACCGAGAGAACTTCGATCTGGGAAACTGCACTTTACGCTCTTAAGGTTGCCTTCGACGAAAACAAGAACGAGCTGGATTCATACGATGATCGATTGGCCGACGCCATAGACACAGCTAACGAGGCAATCGGCGGATTCAGTTGGGTTATGGATGTATATTCTCCCCTTGCGATTGACCTTAATGGAGACGGCATAGAGACGATCAACCATTTAGACATGGCGGGCATTTTCG belongs to Frigidibacter mobilis and includes:
- the tnpA gene encoding IS66-like element accessory protein TnpA; protein product: MEVLSVTDSGRRRRWSAGEKIRIVEESLSRPRNVALTARRHDISRALLTRWRKDYREGLLGDEPALTFAPVMIAAEPAPVAAPPAAELESSGAVTVAITLVNGRHIVVPAEIDPALLGRLLPVLDGA
- the tnpC gene encoding IS66 family transposase is translated as MSETTSEIAVLRAALAAAEARASAAERELTQARAVISASEEMIQHLRLQIAKLRRDQYGHSAERQARLIEQLEMRLEDLETDLADDRAKAEATAPKAVVAAFERRRPARKPFPDHLPRERVEIEAPSACSCCGSARIVKMGEDVTETLEVIPRQWKVIQTVREKFTCVRRQNNPPDCFVTLLTCERISQPPAPFHPTPRGWAGPNLLAFATGLEPMAARGSLLFEKFGQHQPLNRQAERYAKEGVEISLSTLADQVGACAVALQPIHDLIRAHVLAAERLHADDTTVPLMAKGGTQTARLWTYLRDDRPFAGEAPPAALYSFSTDRRMEHPTRHLAGWTGILQADAYGGYNGVYDAARKPAPVLRALCWSHARRKFFELADIKAAAKNGARKGTKVAEEISPIALDAVKRIDLIFEAEREINGLSAVARCDARQLLARPMVEDLHDWMRAERARMSKHNPVAKAINYMFEEDGRWEAFTRFLDDGRICLTNNAAERALRGIALGRKAWLFAGSLRGGDRAAFIYSLIVTARMNDVDPQAWLADVLARLPDMPLSRLPELLPWHWSQTLQRKAA
- the tnpB gene encoding IS66 family insertion sequence element accessory protein TnpB (TnpB, as the term is used for proteins encoded by IS66 family insertion elements, is considered an accessory protein, since TnpC, encoded by a neighboring gene, is a DDE family transposase.), coding for MIAFPAGARVWIAGGVTDMRCGMNSLALKVQQGLGRDPHGGEIFCFRGRKGDLIKVLWHDGVGMSLYLKRLEAGKFIWPVSQSGTAVPVSAAQLGYLLEGIDWRNPRWTQRPASAG